In one window of Pseudomonas chlororaphis subsp. chlororaphis DNA:
- a CDS encoding OmpW/AlkL family protein, whose protein sequence is MHKPLLSASLFALALAAPIAHAHEAGDIIVRAGAITVNPKADSGDVKVDRGPLAGANLGGKATMSSDTQLGLNFAYMLTNNVGIELLAATPFEHDVKLKGTALDAANGKLGTLKHLPPTLSVVYYPLDHKAAFQPYVGAGINYTWIYDEHVGSRASAAGFDNFRAKNSWGLAWQVGADYMLTDNVMINAQVRYVDIDTTAYVNNNAVAGGTRAKVDVDVDPWVYMVGLGYKF, encoded by the coding sequence ATGCACAAGCCCCTGCTCAGCGCCTCCCTGTTCGCGCTCGCGCTCGCCGCCCCGATCGCCCACGCCCACGAAGCGGGCGACATCATCGTTCGCGCCGGTGCCATCACCGTCAATCCGAAAGCCGACAGCGGCGACGTCAAGGTCGATCGCGGTCCATTGGCCGGTGCCAACCTCGGCGGCAAGGCGACCATGAGCAGCGACACTCAGCTGGGCCTGAACTTCGCCTACATGCTGACCAACAACGTCGGTATCGAACTGCTCGCGGCCACCCCGTTCGAGCATGACGTCAAGCTCAAGGGCACCGCGCTGGACGCCGCCAACGGCAAGCTCGGTACCCTCAAGCACCTGCCGCCGACCCTGAGCGTCGTGTACTACCCGCTGGACCACAAGGCCGCCTTCCAGCCTTACGTCGGTGCCGGCATCAACTACACCTGGATCTATGACGAGCACGTCGGCAGCCGCGCCAGCGCCGCCGGTTTCGACAATTTCCGGGCGAAGAACTCCTGGGGCCTGGCCTGGCAGGTCGGTGCCGACTACATGCTGACCGACAACGTGATGATCAACGCCCAGGTGCGCTACGTCGACATCGACACCACCGCCTACGTGAACAACAACGCGGTCGCCGGCGGCACCCGGGCCAAGGTCGACGTGGATGTCGATCCATGGGTCTACATGGTCGGCCTGGGCTACAAGTTCTAA
- a CDS encoding DUF3299 domain-containing protein — MPRALLALLMLVALPLWAAEPRDLAWSEMIPPDAPAEVPNMQPLHDLSQMSDALAAESAPAAKQDMPNAPVVQSLDGLSVRLPGYIVPLEVSEEGRTTEFLLVPYFGACIHVPPPPSNQIVHVKSQVGVKLDELYQPYWIEGPMQVKASTSEIADAGYQMEAEKIYVYELQE, encoded by the coding sequence ATGCCCCGTGCCCTGCTTGCGCTATTGATGCTGGTCGCCCTGCCACTGTGGGCCGCCGAACCCCGAGACCTGGCCTGGTCGGAAATGATCCCGCCGGACGCGCCGGCGGAGGTGCCGAACATGCAGCCGCTGCACGACCTGTCGCAGATGAGCGACGCCCTGGCCGCCGAGTCTGCCCCGGCGGCCAAGCAGGACATGCCCAACGCTCCGGTGGTGCAGAGCCTGGACGGCCTGTCGGTGCGCCTGCCCGGCTACATCGTGCCGCTGGAAGTCAGCGAGGAAGGCCGCACCACGGAGTTTCTGCTGGTGCCGTATTTCGGCGCCTGCATCCACGTGCCGCCACCGCCGTCGAACCAGATCGTGCATGTGAAAAGCCAAGTCGGCGTGAAGCTCGACGAGCTGTATCAGCCGTACTGGATCGAGGGGCCGATGCAGGTCAAGGCGTCCACCAGCGAAATCGCCGACGCGGGTTACCAGATGGAGGCAGAGAAGATCTACGTGTACGAATTGCAGGAGTGA
- a CDS encoding NAD-dependent epimerase/dehydratase family protein, protein MANAPILITGGAGFIGSHLTDVLLAKGYSVRILDDLSTGKPGNLPLDNPRVELIEGDVADAALVARAMSGCRAVAHLAAVASVQASVDDPVRTHQSNFIGTLNVCEAMRQAGVKRVLFASSAAVYGNNGEGESIDEDTPKAPLTPYASDKLASEYYFDFYRRQHGLEPAIFRFFNIFGPRQDPSSPYSGVISIFCERAQKGLPITVFGDGEQTRDFVYVEDLVNVLAQSLEAPQLEVGAVNVGLNQATTLKQLLEALGEVLGQLPPVSYGTARSGDIRHSRANNQRLLQRFKFPEPTPMSVGLARLLGR, encoded by the coding sequence ATGGCTAATGCCCCAATCTTGATCACCGGCGGTGCCGGTTTCATCGGTTCGCACCTGACCGACGTTTTGCTCGCCAAGGGTTACTCGGTGCGGATCCTCGACGATCTGTCCACGGGTAAACCCGGCAACCTGCCGCTGGACAACCCGCGGGTCGAACTGATCGAAGGCGACGTCGCCGATGCGGCCCTGGTGGCGCGGGCCATGAGCGGCTGCCGCGCGGTGGCGCACCTGGCGGCGGTCGCTTCGGTACAGGCTTCGGTGGACGACCCGGTGCGTACCCACCAGAGCAACTTCATAGGCACCCTCAACGTCTGCGAAGCCATGCGCCAGGCTGGCGTCAAGCGCGTGCTGTTTGCTTCCAGCGCGGCGGTGTATGGCAACAATGGCGAGGGCGAATCGATCGATGAAGACACGCCCAAGGCACCACTGACGCCCTATGCGTCGGACAAGCTGGCCAGCGAGTACTACTTCGATTTCTATCGCCGCCAGCATGGGCTGGAGCCGGCGATTTTCCGCTTTTTCAACATCTTCGGGCCGCGCCAGGATCCATCCTCGCCGTACTCCGGGGTCATCAGCATCTTTTGCGAGCGTGCGCAGAAAGGCCTGCCGATTACCGTATTTGGCGATGGCGAGCAAACCCGCGATTTCGTCTATGTCGAAGACCTGGTGAACGTGTTGGCACAGTCTCTGGAAGCACCGCAACTGGAAGTCGGCGCGGTCAATGTCGGCCTGAACCAGGCCACTACCCTCAAGCAGTTGCTCGAGGCCCTGGGCGAGGTGTTGGGGCAATTGCCACCTGTCAGCTACGGCACGGCGCGCTCCGGGGATATTCGCCATTCGCGGGCGAACAACCAGCGCCTGTTGCAGCGTTTCAAGTTCCCCGAACCGACGCCGATGAGCGTCGGGCTGGCACGTTTGCTGGGCCGCTGA
- a CDS encoding sugar nucleotide-binding protein, with protein sequence MRMRLMLLGGGNALGQALIRLGAEEDIGFLAPRPPQDGWDAASLTQLLDDTRPDALINLAYYFDWFQAESVPEARLASQERAVERLSELCQHHNIILLQPSSYRVFDGSRATAYSEKDEPVPLGLRGQALWRIEQNVRATCPQHVLLRFGWLLDDSAEGTLGRFLARAEQPEELLLADDRRGNPTPVDDAARVIISVLKQLDCAAPLWGTYHYAGHEATTPLALGQAILTEARSLHPLAIEAPTAQAHAARPDAAEEPQHAVLACKKILHTFGIKPRAWRAALPALLDRFYRHG encoded by the coding sequence ATGCGAATGCGCCTTATGTTACTGGGCGGCGGAAATGCCCTTGGGCAGGCGCTGATTCGCCTCGGTGCGGAGGAAGACATCGGTTTCCTCGCCCCCCGTCCGCCGCAAGACGGCTGGGATGCCGCGAGCCTGACGCAACTGCTCGACGACACCCGTCCGGATGCCTTGATCAACCTTGCGTACTACTTCGACTGGTTCCAGGCGGAGAGTGTCCCCGAGGCACGCCTGGCCAGCCAGGAACGGGCGGTCGAGCGGCTTTCCGAGCTGTGCCAGCATCACAACATCATTCTTCTGCAGCCTTCCAGCTACCGCGTGTTCGACGGTTCGCGGGCCACCGCCTACAGCGAAAAGGACGAACCGGTACCGCTGGGCCTGCGTGGCCAGGCCTTGTGGCGGATCGAGCAGAATGTGCGCGCCACCTGCCCACAGCATGTGCTGCTGCGTTTCGGCTGGCTGCTGGACGATAGCGCCGAAGGCACCCTGGGGCGTTTTCTGGCCCGTGCCGAGCAACCCGAAGAGCTGCTGCTGGCCGACGACCGCCGGGGCAACCCGACGCCGGTGGACGATGCCGCCCGGGTGATCATCTCCGTACTCAAGCAACTCGATTGCGCCGCGCCGCTGTGGGGCACTTACCACTACGCCGGCCATGAGGCGACCACGCCGCTGGCGCTGGGCCAGGCGATCCTCACCGAGGCCCGCAGCCTGCATCCGCTGGCCATCGAAGCGCCGACCGCCCAGGCCCACGCCGCCCGGCCGGACGCTGCCGAAGAACCGCAGCACGCGGTGCTGGCCTGCAAAAAAATTCTGCACACCTTCGGGATCAAGCCTCGCGCCTGGCGCGCGGCACTCCCGGCTCTACTGGATAGGTTTTATCGTCATGGCTAA